Proteins encoded together in one uncultured Desulfosarcina sp. window:
- a CDS encoding D-Ala-D-Ala carboxypeptidase family metallohydrolase, which translates to MKVGQLSEHFFRHEFACKCGCGFDTVDAELIRVLEDLRTEFGDRKIKINSGCRCEAHNQAEGGSSGSMHLQGKATDFRVDGVDADAVADFLENLYPNCYGIGRYNGRTHIDVRLHKARWDKRG; encoded by the coding sequence ATGAAAGTCGGTCAGCTATCGGAACATTTTTTCAGGCATGAATTCGCCTGCAAGTGCGGCTGCGGATTCGATACCGTGGACGCGGAATTGATCCGGGTGCTTGAGGACCTCCGGACAGAATTCGGGGACAGGAAGATCAAGATCAATTCGGGTTGTCGCTGCGAGGCGCACAACCAGGCCGAAGGCGGCAGTTCCGGATCCATGCACCTGCAGGGCAAGGCGACGGATTTCAGGGTCGATGGCGTCGATGCTGACGCAGTCGCCGACTTCCTCGAGAATCTCTATCCGAACTGCTACGGGATCGGGCGCTACAATGGCCGGACGCATATCGATGTCAGGCTTCACAAAGCCAGATGGGACAAAAGGGGGTAA
- a CDS encoding 3TM-type holin: MEPISIITAAMGLAKVVPGIIGLFKGKDAEEKAAGVVKIAQDITGVDDPQGAVDGVINDPALAIQFKEKMLDHTLAMREADNTQLEIVNATIRAELSSTDKYNSRWRATFGYMVAFSWFVTFAGLVTAVIIIVVKSPDKLGEILTALGTMMANTSMLWGVALSILGITVHKRSKDKETAAGVSSTGSLQNLLSMFKR, translated from the coding sequence ATGGAACCGATTTCAATCATAACAGCGGCCATGGGGCTGGCCAAGGTTGTTCCGGGCATTATCGGTCTGTTCAAGGGCAAGGACGCTGAGGAAAAGGCGGCCGGCGTGGTCAAGATCGCCCAGGATATTACCGGCGTTGACGATCCCCAGGGGGCGGTTGATGGAGTTATCAACGATCCAGCATTGGCGATACAGTTCAAGGAAAAGATGCTTGATCACACGCTGGCGATGCGCGAAGCGGACAACACTCAATTGGAGATCGTCAACGCCACGATCCGGGCAGAGCTTTCCTCGACGGACAAATACAATTCGAGATGGCGGGCGACGTTCGGCTACATGGTGGCCTTTTCCTGGTTTGTCACTTTCGCGGGCCTGGTTACTGCGGTAATCATCATCGTGGTGAAAAGCCCGGACAAACTGGGTGAAATCCTGACAGCCCTGGGAACCATGATGGCCAATACCAGCATGCTCTGGGGCGTGGCTCTTTCCATCCTGGGTATCACCGTCCACAAGCGCTCAAAGGACAAGGAAACCGCCGCCGGCGTTTCCTCGACGGGCTCCCTCCAGAACCTTTTGTCAATGTTTAAGCGCTGA
- a CDS encoding helix-turn-helix domain-containing protein has protein sequence MAKQLSTRQTARLRAEMIMKVRCGMLTARQAAERLGVSRKTFYKWEQRGLSALLDSVTDQPPGRPAHPPDDHRQWLEKQLQDANRQIDLLNRKMALKDVLMDLKLPQIGSGRTKKK, from the coding sequence ATGGCCAAACAACTATCGACCCGCCAGACGGCGCGGCTCCGAGCCGAGATGATCATGAAGGTCCGTTGCGGCATGCTGACTGCCCGCCAGGCCGCCGAACGCCTGGGCGTCTCGCGCAAGACGTTCTACAAATGGGAGCAGCGGGGGCTGTCCGCCCTTTTGGACAGTGTGACCGACCAGCCCCCGGGAAGGCCTGCCCATCCTCCGGACGACCATCGCCAATGGCTGGAAAAGCAACTGCAGGACGCGAATCGGCAGATCGACTTGCTGAACCGGAAGATGGCGCTCAAGGATGTGCTGATGGACTTGAAGCTTCCCCAAATCGGCAGCGGCCGGACGAAAAAAAAATGA
- a CDS encoding transposase codes for MKTNQRTRRVFDPQQKITAVLSIWSERRTSAQVCQEMDISPTLLGQWQNLAIEGMLKALDPKKKDPLPPINQRLSRLIEKKLSEPGKLEKRLQSIQKAASAG; via the coding sequence ATGAAGACAAATCAACGAACCCGCAGAGTATTCGATCCACAACAGAAGATAACGGCCGTGCTGTCCATTTGGAGCGAGCGCCGCACCAGCGCCCAGGTATGTCAGGAAATGGACATCAGCCCGACGCTTTTGGGTCAGTGGCAGAATCTGGCGATCGAGGGCATGCTCAAGGCGCTGGACCCGAAAAAGAAAGATCCGCTGCCGCCGATCAACCAACGGTTGTCTCGGTTGATCGAAAAGAAATTGAGCGAACCCGGCAAGCTGGAAAAACGCCTCCAATCGATCCAGAAGGCAGCGTCGGCCGGATAG
- a CDS encoding Eco57I restriction-modification methylase domain-containing protein, translating into MSSIAAVHSSTKPLDESTYKTLSTGRDMARAFIASVDPENYLKQTHSFLYHVVSSFWDTKQKREKKAWELCITPETIEIVELPSSAKALAQSMGVATAQMDILEACFHIGVLYTTLLPEKVRSGFGAYYTPPALCQRLLDMATEAGVDWSTCKALDPSCGGGAFLSPVARRMMEKLGKCNPKIALSNITSRLRGFEIDPFAAWMSQVFLELTLNTVCRAANSRLPWMIKICNSLEQLPEDQQFDLVIGNPPYGRITLSTELRDRYKRSLFGHANLYGVFKDLALRWTAPGGVIAYVTPTSFLAGEYFKALRALLANEAPPFAVDFVNDRKGVFEGVLQETLLSTYRKSKSVGRASVHFISVDNNGNAKIAQAGDFQLPKERSAPWLLPRIPEHALLIKCMSKMPSRLKDWGYKVSTGPLVWNRYKDQLSQNKRKNTRPLIWAESIASPGRFTFRAEKRNHTPYFEICEKDGWLQIDKPCVLLQRTTAKEQQRRLIAAELPAEFINKHGSVVVENHLNMIRSLDGLPNVSPAVVSAFLNSEIVDHAFRCISGSVAVSAFELENLPIPSTKQMKKIETLLKRRARPETIERNIKNVYLCGAE; encoded by the coding sequence ATGAGTTCCATCGCCGCTGTTCACTCATCCACAAAGCCTCTGGATGAATCGACATATAAAACTCTATCCACCGGCCGTGACATGGCGCGGGCTTTCATCGCTTCTGTTGACCCAGAAAACTATCTGAAACAGACTCATTCATTTCTATATCATGTTGTTTCAAGCTTTTGGGATACCAAGCAAAAAAGGGAAAAAAAAGCCTGGGAACTCTGTATTACGCCGGAAACCATCGAGATTGTCGAGCTTCCGTCGTCTGCAAAGGCTCTTGCCCAGAGCATGGGTGTGGCAACTGCTCAAATGGATATCCTGGAGGCTTGTTTTCATATCGGTGTCCTATATACCACGCTATTGCCTGAAAAGGTTCGGTCCGGATTTGGGGCCTACTATACGCCACCTGCCCTTTGTCAGAGATTATTGGATATGGCTACTGAGGCGGGCGTCGACTGGTCGACCTGCAAAGCTCTCGACCCGTCTTGCGGTGGAGGAGCGTTTTTGTCTCCCGTCGCAAGACGGATGATGGAAAAACTTGGAAAATGTAATCCAAAAATAGCGCTATCGAATATCACTTCTCGTCTGCGAGGTTTCGAGATAGACCCATTCGCGGCTTGGATGTCCCAGGTTTTTTTAGAACTGACTCTTAATACGGTTTGCCGAGCCGCAAATTCTCGGCTACCCTGGATGATTAAAATTTGTAACAGCTTGGAGCAACTTCCTGAAGATCAACAATTTGACTTGGTGATAGGAAACCCGCCATACGGTCGCATAACACTATCAACCGAATTGCGGGATCGATACAAACGCAGTTTGTTTGGCCACGCTAATTTATATGGTGTTTTTAAAGACCTGGCTTTACGGTGGACTGCTCCAGGAGGTGTCATTGCTTATGTCACGCCCACTAGCTTTCTCGCCGGCGAATATTTCAAAGCATTGCGTGCATTGTTAGCGAACGAGGCCCCGCCATTTGCTGTTGACTTCGTAAATGATCGAAAAGGTGTCTTTGAGGGTGTGCTACAAGAAACCCTTCTATCCACTTATCGAAAATCAAAGTCAGTTGGTCGAGCCTCCGTCCATTTTATTTCTGTTGATAACAATGGCAATGCAAAAATCGCCCAAGCTGGTGATTTTCAATTACCTAAAGAGCGAAGCGCACCATGGCTGCTACCTCGAATTCCTGAACATGCCTTACTAATCAAATGCATGTCTAAAATGCCCAGTCGTTTAAAGGATTGGGGATACAAAGTTTCAACAGGCCCGCTTGTATGGAACCGTTATAAAGACCAACTCAGCCAAAATAAAAGAAAAAACACACGACCATTAATCTGGGCCGAATCCATCGCCAGTCCAGGGCGCTTCACATTCAGAGCTGAAAAAAGAAATCATACCCCCTATTTTGAAATATGTGAAAAGGATGGATGGCTCCAAATCGATAAACCGTGTGTTTTGCTACAACGAACCACTGCCAAAGAACAGCAGCGCCGGCTGATCGCGGCTGAACTTCCGGCAGAATTCATTAACAAGCATGGGAGTGTCGTCGTTGAAAACCATCTTAATATGATCCGTTCTCTTGATGGCCTGCCCAATGTTTCGCCGGCGGTGGTCTCTGCTTTTCTCAACAGCGAGATCGTGGATCATGCATTTCGATGTATCAGCGGCAGCGTTGCTGTTTCCGCTTTTGAGCTTGAAAACTTGCCGATCCCATCCACGAAGCAGATGAAAAAGATCGAAACGTTATTAAAACGACGTGCGCGACCTGAAACCATCGAACGAAATATAAAAAACGTATACCTTTGCGGAGCCGAATAA
- a CDS encoding BsuBI/PstI family type II restriction endonuclease, whose product MTFPPILPVAQIHERLQMIFPEGTPHRHNCVWEIAAKTVFVMIYVGAVESEDVWIRPDQITRMTDDQADVTDEGNRMLWRKESLRPSRKEIPGRWYAVNTREPIRDDTLRGGLISNGAVIERTGLPTTSPAPRYALRESFVALFNPNLKNGALLKAIEEWQVKNLTAGALARVTILRKAVVAAAEEGVMVTFPNGETRRMAAGPSSVISKSVIEDFAHRYLIEPGVIFLSESANKIVARDDELARGLGLNIESDRNLPDIILVDLGPPEPLLVFIEVVATDGPVNQKRKDTLLHLAEEAGFLSSHIAFVTAYMDRSEAAFKKTVNDLAWGSFAWFVAEPDKIMVLRTEKMEGNKLVQLL is encoded by the coding sequence ATGACTTTCCCACCGATCCTTCCTGTTGCGCAAATCCATGAACGATTGCAGATGATTTTTCCCGAAGGAACGCCCCATCGTCACAATTGCGTTTGGGAAATAGCTGCCAAGACCGTATTTGTTATGATTTATGTTGGGGCGGTTGAAAGCGAAGATGTCTGGATCCGACCTGACCAGATTACTCGCATGACGGATGATCAGGCCGATGTCACGGATGAAGGTAACCGTATGTTGTGGAGAAAAGAATCGCTAAGGCCTAGCAGGAAGGAAATACCTGGAAGATGGTATGCGGTTAACACAAGAGAACCAATCCGGGATGACACGCTTCGAGGTGGGCTGATTTCAAATGGTGCTGTAATCGAAAGGACAGGTTTGCCCACTACTTCACCAGCGCCCAGATATGCGCTAAGGGAAAGCTTCGTTGCTTTATTTAATCCAAACCTTAAGAATGGGGCTCTTTTGAAGGCTATCGAGGAATGGCAGGTGAAGAATCTTACTGCGGGTGCCCTTGCACGGGTTACCATCCTCCGAAAGGCCGTGGTTGCCGCAGCCGAAGAAGGAGTAATGGTAACATTTCCCAATGGTGAAACGCGACGCATGGCCGCTGGCCCTAGTTCTGTCATCTCAAAATCCGTGATTGAGGATTTCGCCCACCGTTATCTAATTGAGCCAGGCGTAATTTTCTTAAGCGAAAGTGCCAATAAAATTGTTGCGAGGGATGATGAACTGGCCCGGGGATTAGGGCTTAACATTGAATCTGATCGCAATCTACCAGATATTATTCTGGTGGATTTAGGGCCTCCGGAGCCCCTCCTTGTGTTTATTGAGGTTGTTGCGACTGATGGACCTGTAAACCAGAAACGTAAAGATACCTTACTTCACCTCGCCGAAGAAGCAGGTTTTTTGTCGAGCCATATTGCCTTTGTTACAGCCTACATGGATAGAAGTGAAGCTGCATTCAAAAAGACTGTAAACGATCTTGCATGGGGAAGCTTTGCTTGGTTTGTCGCGGAGCCAGATAAAATTATGGTTTTACGGACTGAAAAAATGGAAGGCAATAAATTGGTTCAGCTGCTTTGA
- a CDS encoding helix-turn-helix transcriptional regulator: protein MQNRNTTAVSMLATLGYPLPCIRKALHKLTGLSQPELARRLGVSRPTVTATIDGSRSSNEIKSAIAEAFEVPVEVLFEPKPKLPEA from the coding sequence GTGCAAAATCGTAATACAACCGCTGTCAGTATGCTGGCCACCCTTGGCTACCCCTTGCCCTGCATCCGCAAGGCCCTGCACAAGCTGACCGGGCTTTCCCAACCGGAACTGGCCCGGCGCCTGGGTGTGTCGCGCCCCACGGTGACGGCCACCATCGACGGCAGCCGAAGCTCCAATGAAATCAAATCGGCCATCGCCGAGGCGTTCGAGGTTCCAGTTGAGGTACTGTTCGAACCGAAACCAAAATTGCCCGAGGCATGA